In Janibacter alkaliphilus, the following proteins share a genomic window:
- a CDS encoding HAD-IIA family hydrolase, whose translation MTDDRARMTNDPVDCWLTDMDGVLVHENHALPGASDFITALLENGQRFQVLTNNSIYTPRDLRARLLAGGIDVPEQNIWTSALATAEFLRTQRDGGSAYVIGEAGLTTALHDVGYVLTDRDPDYVVVGETRTYSFEAITKAIRLVEGGARLIATNPDPTGPSQEGPLPATGAVAALITKAINVEPYFVGKPNPLMMRSALNRIDAHSEYTVMIGDRMDTDIVSGLEAGLRTILVLTGSTREDQVDRYPFRPTRVCESIAEVVPLVAELSAGSQAAPGLD comes from the coding sequence ATGACGGACGATCGCGCGCGGATGACGAACGACCCGGTCGACTGCTGGCTGACCGACATGGACGGCGTGCTCGTGCACGAGAACCATGCGCTGCCCGGCGCCTCGGACTTCATCACGGCGCTGCTGGAGAACGGCCAGCGCTTCCAGGTGCTGACGAACAACTCGATCTACACCCCGCGCGACCTGCGCGCCCGGTTGCTCGCTGGCGGCATCGACGTGCCGGAGCAGAACATCTGGACCTCGGCGCTGGCCACCGCGGAGTTCCTGCGCACCCAGCGCGACGGCGGCTCGGCCTACGTCATCGGCGAGGCCGGGCTGACCACCGCGCTGCACGACGTCGGCTACGTGCTCACCGACCGCGACCCGGACTACGTCGTCGTCGGGGAGACCCGCACCTACTCCTTCGAGGCGATCACCAAGGCGATCCGACTGGTCGAAGGGGGAGCCCGCCTCATCGCCACGAACCCCGACCCGACGGGCCCGTCGCAGGAGGGACCGCTGCCGGCGACCGGCGCGGTGGCCGCGCTCATCACCAAGGCGATCAACGTCGAGCCGTACTTCGTCGGCAAGCCGAACCCGTTGATGATGCGTAGCGCGCTGAACCGGATCGACGCGCACTCGGAGTACACGGTGATGATCGGCGACCGGATGGACACCGACATCGTCAGCGGTCTCGAGGCGGGGCTGCGCACGATCCTCGTGCTCACCGGCTCGACCCGCGAGGACCAGGTGGACCGCTACCCCTTCCGCCCGACCCGGGTGTGCGAGTCGATCGCCGAGGTGGTGCCGCTGGTCGCCGAGCTCTCCGCCGGCAGCCAGGCGGCCCCCGGCCTCGACTGA
- a CDS encoding GMC oxidoreductase: protein MPPSSSGAATARGRAGRRSRCWVCSASSTTSGPTGWTSRWASRATSSPGSRSRPTARAGPGPCGCAAPTRPPPPAINKRSFDDGRGGAYDVGAVKEDIETARRINRRSKIRYEEIAPGPNADLDSYIRKEQFGHHGSCTNPIGASNDPAAVLDPKHRVRGTTGLRVVDASAFREIPGSFIWAPVAQLSERAAQEILKDA from the coding sequence GTGCCCCCTTCTTCATCCGGCGCCGCTACAGCAAGGGGCCGCGCCGGGCGGAGATCGCGCTGCTGGGTGTGCTCGGCGAGTTCTACAACTTCCGGCCCGACTGGGTGGACGTCTCGCTGGGCAAGCCGAGCAACAAGTTCACCTGGATCACGGTCAAGGCCTACAGCCAGAGCCGGACCGGGACCGTGCGGCTGCGCAGCGCCGACCCGACCGCCACCCCCGGCGATCAACAAGCGCTCCTTCGACGACGGGCGCGGTGGCGCTTACGACGTCGGCGCGGTGAAGGAGGACATCGAGACCGCTCGCCGGATCAACCGTCGCTCGAAGATCCGCTACGAGGAGATCGCGCCCGGGCCGAACGCCGACCTGGACAGCTACATCCGCAAGGAGCAGTTCGGCCACCACGGCTCGTGCACCAACCCGATCGGCGCGAGCAACGACCCGGCGGCCGTGCTCGACCCCAAGCACCGGGTGCGTGGCACCACCGGGCTGCGGGTGGTCGACGCGTCGGCCTTCCGGGAGATCCCGGGGAGCTTCATCTGGGCCCCGGTGGCGCAGCTGTCCGAGCGTGCGGCGCAGGAGATCCTCAAGGACGCCTGA
- a CDS encoding NAD(P)-binding protein: protein MNTIPSRRHVLSGLAGAGAATLLHPGVASAANADEPDEVDYVVVGSGPGGSPVAARLAEAGFTVAVLEAGPAHGNQTYYKIPALWPRTVSDPQVRWDYYIRHYSDASKHGEQFVPEQDGVLYPRSATIGGCTTHHAMVTINASPDDWRSLQDATGDRTFHPDRMWEH from the coding sequence ATGAACACCATTCCAAGTCGTCGCCATGTGCTCTCCGGCCTGGCGGGCGCCGGGGCAGCGACGCTGCTGCACCCGGGCGTCGCCTCGGCCGCCAACGCGGACGAGCCCGACGAGGTCGACTACGTCGTCGTCGGCTCCGGCCCGGGCGGCTCGCCAGTCGCCGCGCGTCTCGCCGAAGCGGGCTTCACCGTGGCCGTGCTCGAGGCCGGCCCGGCGCACGGCAACCAGACCTACTACAAGATCCCGGCGCTGTGGCCGCGCACGGTCAGCGACCCGCAGGTGCGCTGGGACTACTACATCCGCCACTACAGCGACGCCAGCAAGCACGGCGAGCAGTTCGTCCCGGAGCAGGACGGTGTGCTCTACCCGCGCTCGGCGACCATCGGCGGCTGCACCACCCACCACGCGATGGTGACGATCAACGCCTCGCCGGACGACTGGCGCAGCCTGCAGGACGCGACCGGCGACCGCACCTTCCACCCGGACCGGATGTGGGAGCACTGA
- a CDS encoding NAD-dependent malic enzyme has translation MSPAATPSSYSITVRLHTSPDHAVVGQVATKIAEQGGIVTAIDVADSRHDRLVVDVTCSGFDSAHSDELVAAVEQVEGVKVHKVSDRTFLLHLGGKIEVRSKVPLRTRDDLSMAYTPGVGRVSSAIAEQPEDARRLTIKGNTVAVVTDGSAVLGLGNIGPEAAMPVMEGKAALFKRFADIDAWPICLASQDPDEIVRAVELIAPGFGGINLEDIAAPQCFEIERRLRESLDIPVFHDDQHGTAIVVLAALRNALRVVDKDLSTARIVVSGAGAAGTAIVTLLMAAGAQDVVMYDREGCLSRDDDSLPPAKAELATWTNPRQVRGDLQAGLDGADVFIGVSAPGILKADWIRDDMAENPIVFALANPDPEIDPGEAAPFAAVVASGRSDYPNQINNVLAFPGVFRGLLDADAEDVTIEMLIRAADAIAGVVTDEELNASFIIPSVFHSDVTDAVATAIAGDGKSASDGGGATPRSKGRGSAGARVSSPSDADAIEQVGTTP, from the coding sequence ATGTCCCCCGCTGCCACGCCGTCGTCGTACTCGATCACCGTCCGCCTGCACACCAGCCCCGACCACGCGGTCGTCGGTCAGGTAGCCACGAAGATCGCCGAGCAGGGCGGCATCGTCACCGCCATCGACGTCGCCGACTCCCGCCACGACCGGCTGGTCGTCGACGTCACCTGCTCCGGCTTCGACTCGGCACACTCCGACGAGCTCGTCGCCGCCGTCGAGCAGGTCGAGGGCGTCAAGGTGCACAAGGTCTCCGACCGCACCTTCCTGCTGCACCTCGGCGGCAAGATCGAGGTCCGCTCCAAGGTCCCGTTGCGCACCCGCGACGACCTCTCCATGGCCTACACCCCCGGCGTGGGGCGGGTCAGCTCGGCCATCGCCGAGCAGCCCGAGGACGCCCGTCGCCTGACCATCAAGGGCAACACCGTCGCGGTCGTCACCGACGGGTCCGCCGTCCTCGGCCTCGGCAACATCGGCCCCGAGGCCGCCATGCCGGTCATGGAGGGCAAGGCTGCTCTCTTCAAGCGGTTCGCCGACATCGACGCCTGGCCGATCTGCCTCGCCAGCCAGGACCCCGACGAGATCGTCCGCGCCGTCGAGCTCATCGCCCCCGGCTTCGGCGGGATCAACCTCGAGGACATCGCCGCCCCGCAGTGCTTCGAGATCGAGCGTCGGCTGCGCGAGAGCCTGGACATCCCGGTCTTCCACGACGACCAGCACGGCACCGCCATCGTCGTGCTCGCCGCCCTGCGCAACGCCCTCCGGGTCGTCGACAAGGACCTCAGCACCGCCCGGATCGTCGTCTCCGGGGCGGGTGCTGCCGGCACCGCCATCGTCACCCTGCTCATGGCCGCCGGCGCGCAGGACGTCGTCATGTACGACCGCGAGGGCTGCCTCTCGCGTGACGACGACAGCCTGCCCCCGGCGAAGGCGGAGCTCGCCACCTGGACGAACCCCCGCCAGGTGCGCGGCGACCTGCAGGCCGGGCTCGACGGCGCGGACGTCTTCATCGGGGTCTCCGCGCCCGGCATCCTCAAGGCCGACTGGATCCGCGACGACATGGCCGAGAACCCGATCGTCTTCGCGCTCGCCAACCCCGACCCTGAGATCGACCCCGGCGAGGCCGCCCCCTTCGCCGCGGTCGTCGCCTCCGGGCGCTCCGACTACCCCAACCAGATCAACAACGTGCTCGCCTTCCCCGGGGTCTTCCGCGGGCTGCTCGACGCCGACGCCGAGGACGTGACGATCGAGATGCTCATCCGGGCCGCCGACGCCATCGCCGGCGTGGTCACCGACGAGGAGCTCAACGCGAGCTTCATCATCCCCAGCGTCTTCCACTCCGACGTCACCGACGCCGTCGCCACCGCGATCGCCGGCGACGGCAAGAGCGCCAGCGACGGCGGCGGGGCCACCCCCCGGAGCAAGGGTCGTGGCAGCGCAGGCGCGCGGGTCTCCTCGCCCAGCGACGCCGACGCCATCGAGCAGGTGGGCACCACCCCCTGA
- a CDS encoding HNH endonuclease signature motif containing protein: MAGDTLVQTPEAATSGVDRCAGGVCGQLHAGLDLLDHELDALARARGVTSHDLAAVLRELTRLVNRTQALRDKGAAIASAARADEAGGARTPAAWVAGVTGTDPRTAHRQARRVEALGEGLLGTDLSDTTEVGGDMAGGSAPDGPASDGSGVGGEGAGGPTGPSGPSDTDPAEAATSPRAGLSLVARAQLAGDLSPEQVDVITGVMGDLPDGTGAEVRARCEVELVRLARGRAPRDLRRLAARVLERVTGDTAAADTHESTVVTREEDAAWERCSFWIKDNDDGTMFGQFTVPTVPGLVLKKVLDAMSSPRRRTPARDSGNDCDRSTGVDGRRGVDGSTGRASSGANDGAEPSWYDPSMTWKDRRLARMRRQGQDLATLLTHLPTDHLHEKTAATLVVTTRLHDLQKGAAGTGQSGPSTPQRGATGSGSPGAESSVPNLQAPGSNGTRSGGPRVGASDTGHPVSAGQLRQLACAAGIIPAVLGTDGQPLDLGRQTRFFTSTQRAALATRYDTCAIGGCDVPFAWSEIHHLAAWRSGGRTDLDNAVPLCGHHHRLLDRGYHAQISRDGPRRRLTLVRDRR, translated from the coding sequence ATGGCAGGCGACACGCTCGTGCAGACCCCGGAGGCAGCCACCTCCGGTGTCGACCGGTGCGCCGGCGGGGTCTGCGGTCAGCTGCACGCGGGGCTGGACCTGCTCGACCACGAGCTCGACGCGCTGGCACGCGCTCGCGGGGTCACCTCGCACGACCTGGCAGCAGTGCTGCGGGAGCTGACGCGGCTGGTCAACCGGACGCAGGCGTTGCGTGACAAGGGTGCCGCGATCGCCAGCGCCGCCCGCGCCGACGAAGCAGGTGGGGCGCGGACCCCGGCAGCGTGGGTGGCTGGGGTGACCGGCACTGACCCGCGCACGGCGCACCGCCAGGCGCGACGGGTGGAGGCCCTCGGCGAGGGCCTCCTCGGGACGGATCTGAGCGATACGACAGAGGTGGGCGGTGACATGGCCGGTGGATCGGCGCCGGACGGACCGGCGTCTGACGGATCGGGTGTCGGTGGAGAGGGCGCTGGAGGGCCGACCGGCCCGAGCGGTCCGTCCGACACGGACCCTGCCGAGGCGGCGACGTCACCGCGGGCCGGCCTGTCACTCGTGGCACGGGCACAGCTGGCGGGCGATCTCTCGCCGGAGCAGGTCGACGTCATCACCGGGGTCATGGGTGACCTGCCGGACGGGACCGGCGCCGAGGTCCGAGCGCGGTGCGAGGTCGAGCTGGTGCGCCTGGCCAGGGGGCGCGCGCCGCGGGATCTACGACGCCTGGCCGCGCGCGTGCTGGAACGAGTCACCGGCGACACCGCCGCGGCCGACACCCACGAGAGCACCGTCGTCACCCGCGAGGAGGACGCCGCGTGGGAACGGTGCTCGTTCTGGATCAAGGACAACGACGACGGCACGATGTTCGGGCAGTTCACCGTGCCCACCGTCCCCGGGCTGGTGCTGAAGAAGGTCCTCGACGCGATGTCCTCCCCACGCCGGCGCACACCGGCACGAGACAGCGGCAATGACTGCGACAGAAGCACCGGGGTCGACGGGCGCAGAGGGGTCGACGGAAGCACAGGGCGTGCCTCTTCGGGGGCGAACGACGGCGCCGAGCCCTCCTGGTACGACCCGTCGATGACCTGGAAGGACCGTCGCCTGGCTCGGATGCGTCGCCAGGGCCAGGACCTCGCCACCCTGCTCACCCATCTGCCGACCGACCACCTGCACGAGAAGACCGCCGCCACCCTCGTCGTCACCACCCGCCTGCACGACCTGCAGAAGGGCGCCGCCGGCACCGGCCAGAGCGGCCCGAGCACCCCGCAGCGAGGCGCGACCGGGTCAGGCTCACCAGGTGCGGAGTCGAGCGTGCCGAACTTGCAGGCACCAGGGTCGAACGGGACGCGGTCCGGCGGCCCCAGGGTCGGAGCCAGCGACACCGGTCACCCTGTCTCCGCCGGGCAGCTGCGACAGCTGGCGTGCGCGGCCGGGATCATCCCCGCCGTCCTCGGCACCGACGGGCAGCCGCTCGACCTCGGCCGTCAGACCCGCTTCTTCACCTCGACCCAGCGCGCCGCCCTGGCGACCAGGTACGACACCTGCGCGATCGGCGGCTGCGACGTGCCCTTCGCCTGGTCCGAGATCCATCACCTCGCCGCGTGGCGGTCCGGCGGCCGCACCGACCTCGACAACGCGGTCCCCCTCTGCGGGCACCACCACCGCCTGCTCGACCGCGGCTACCACGCACAGATCAGCCGTGACGGTCCTCGACGACGGCTCACCCTCGTCCGCGACCGACGGTGA
- a CDS encoding GNAT family N-acetyltransferase: MIPLATARLRLRPFDMGDVDAILAIHQSQQLRRFIPTQVLEDESEVPARVARFARFDDDPTLGIVALERLGDGCVVGLVMAQPIPASEGVALNDVEIGWRAHPEHSGQGYITEGARAVLHHLLGSGLPRVVAVTSPDNHASQAVCERIGMRPAGTTTDYYDTSTILFVAEAEPSDTSRL, translated from the coding sequence GTGATCCCGCTGGCCACCGCCCGGCTCCGGCTGCGCCCCTTCGACATGGGCGACGTCGACGCGATCCTGGCCATCCACCAGAGCCAGCAGCTGCGTCGGTTCATCCCGACCCAGGTGCTCGAGGACGAGTCCGAGGTCCCGGCGCGGGTCGCCCGCTTCGCCCGCTTCGACGACGACCCGACCCTCGGCATCGTCGCCCTCGAACGACTCGGAGACGGCTGCGTCGTCGGCCTCGTCATGGCCCAGCCGATCCCCGCGTCGGAAGGCGTCGCCCTGAACGACGTCGAGATCGGGTGGCGCGCGCACCCCGAGCACAGCGGGCAGGGATACATCACCGAGGGGGCGAGAGCGGTCCTTCACCACCTGCTCGGCTCCGGCCTGCCGCGGGTCGTCGCCGTGACAAGTCCCGACAACCACGCCTCCCAGGCCGTGTGCGAGCGCATCGGGATGCGCCCTGCCGGGACCACCACGGACTACTACGACACGTCGACCATCCTCTTCGTCGCCGAGGCAGAGCCCAGCGACACGTCAAGGCTGTGA
- a CDS encoding VOC family protein: MTTQSPPSTDGPLVLLWSDDLDASVEAVRQAGGTVTDGPYEFPGGRRFHFHDPAGNELGVWSTT, translated from the coding sequence ATCACCACCCAGAGCCCGCCTTCGACGGACGGACCGCTCGTCCTGCTGTGGTCCGACGACCTCGACGCGTCGGTGGAGGCGGTTCGCCAGGCGGGCGGCACGGTGACCGACGGGCCCTACGAGTTCCCGGGCGGGCGCCGCTTCCACTTCCACGACCCGGCAGGCAACGAGCTCGGGGTGTGGTCGACGACCTGA
- a CDS encoding VOC family protein — translation MTEHTHHAIDYVELGATDLDAAKTFYESAFGWTFTD, via the coding sequence ATGACAGAGCACACTCATCACGCGATCGACTACGTCGAGCTCGGCGCGACCGACCTCGACGCGGCCAAGACCTTCTACGAGAGCGCCTTCGGCTGGACCTTCACCGACTAG
- a CDS encoding winged helix DNA-binding domain-containing protein: MTRWSLDDVARMRLLSQRLVSLEAAGAAGSGQADAGARPVDVVRHLTCTQGQDWPGSTTSVALRTSRRSLAEVHAAYDAGEIVRSWPMRGTLFVVAAEDLGWMLDLMGAATQQATARRRAELGLTDEHLGRAEALAGATIPAEGLTRAGLLAVWEEAELPVDSGRGYHLIFHLALSQILCLGPTWVTEGGSVEQRFVLSERWLPPQTPLAREEAVARWCARYLRSHGPVTDKEFLWWSKLLRRDIAPVLETATAELTSIKVGGARHWVDPLVLEAYGSRKRATSAPLLLPGFDEIVLGYGDRSAVMTDAQEREHVVPGKNGVFRPTVIRAGRALGTWQRAKGKRAASDPVVVTPFGGVLPGPVEKALPRLTAGLPR, from the coding sequence ATGACCCGCTGGAGCCTCGACGACGTCGCCCGGATGCGGCTGCTCTCCCAGCGGCTGGTCTCCCTCGAGGCGGCAGGCGCGGCGGGGTCCGGTCAGGCGGACGCCGGTGCGAGACCGGTCGACGTGGTGCGTCACCTGACGTGCACGCAGGGGCAGGACTGGCCGGGGTCGACGACGTCGGTGGCGCTGCGCACCTCCCGGCGCTCGCTGGCCGAGGTGCACGCCGCCTACGACGCCGGCGAGATCGTGCGCTCCTGGCCGATGCGCGGGACCCTCTTCGTCGTCGCCGCGGAGGACCTCGGCTGGATGCTCGACCTCATGGGCGCGGCGACCCAGCAGGCCACGGCGCGGCGACGCGCCGAGCTGGGGCTCACCGATGAGCACCTGGGTCGTGCCGAGGCGCTGGCCGGGGCGACGATCCCCGCCGAGGGGCTGACCCGCGCCGGGCTGCTCGCCGTGTGGGAGGAGGCCGAGCTGCCGGTGGACTCCGGTCGCGGGTACCACCTCATCTTCCACCTCGCGCTCTCCCAGATCCTCTGCCTCGGACCGACGTGGGTCACCGAGGGCGGGTCGGTGGAGCAGCGGTTCGTGCTCAGCGAGCGGTGGCTGCCGCCGCAGACGCCGCTGGCACGCGAGGAGGCGGTCGCGCGGTGGTGCGCGCGCTACCTGCGCAGCCACGGGCCGGTGACCGACAAGGAGTTCCTCTGGTGGAGCAAGCTGCTGCGCCGCGACATCGCCCCGGTGCTGGAGACGGCGACCGCCGAGCTGACCAGCATCAAGGTCGGCGGCGCCCGGCACTGGGTGGATCCGCTGGTGCTGGAGGCGTACGGCTCGCGGAAGCGGGCGACGAGCGCGCCGCTGCTGCTGCCGGGCTTCGACGAGATCGTCCTCGGCTACGGCGACCGCTCCGCGGTGATGACCGACGCGCAGGAGCGCGAGCACGTCGTGCCGGGCAAGAACGGGGTCTTCCGACCGACCGTGATCCGCGCCGGGCGAGCGCTCGGCACGTGGCAGCGGGCGAAGGGGAAGAGGGCCGCGAGCGACCCGGTGGTGGTCACCCCCTTCGGCGGGGTGCTGCCCGGTCCGGTGGAGAAGGCGCTGCCGCGGCTGACGGCGGGGCTGCCGCGGTGA
- the gndA gene encoding NADP-dependent phosphogluconate dehydrogenase, whose amino-acid sequence MPQATATIGVVGLAVMGSNLARNLASREGNTVAVYNRTTAKTDELIAEHPEAGFVRTTTVQELADSLQRPRTAIIMVKAGAATDAVIDELTEVFEPGDIIVDGGNALFTDTIRREAAIRDTGIHFVGCGISGGEEGALNGPSLMPGGPAESYETLGPILASIAAVAEDEPCVTHVGTDGAGHFVKMVHNGIEYADMQLIAEAYDLIRRGTGKSPAEIADVFQEWNSGELASYLIEITAEVLRQTDEATGEPLVDVILDAAGAKGTGAWTVQTALDLGVPVSGIAEAVFARSLSSRLGQREAARGLPGPSQEWTVDDPETFVEDVRQALFASKIVAYSQGFDEIAAGAAEHGWDIAKGDVAKIWRAGCIIRAQFLGRITEAYADDPDLSALLLAPYFRQALGEAQEAWRRVVVTAAQAGIPAPGFSSSLAYYDGLRAEQLPTALIQGQRDFFGAHTYRRTDRDGVFHTLWSGDRSEVSAD is encoded by the coding sequence ATGCCTCAGGCCACCGCCACCATCGGCGTCGTCGGACTCGCCGTCATGGGCAGCAACCTCGCCCGCAACCTCGCCAGCCGCGAGGGCAACACGGTCGCCGTCTACAACCGCACCACCGCCAAGACCGACGAGCTGATCGCCGAGCACCCCGAGGCCGGCTTCGTGCGGACCACCACCGTTCAGGAGCTTGCCGACAGCCTGCAGCGACCGCGCACGGCGATCATCATGGTCAAGGCCGGGGCGGCCACCGACGCCGTCATCGACGAGCTCACCGAGGTCTTCGAGCCGGGCGACATCATCGTCGACGGCGGCAACGCCCTCTTCACCGACACCATCCGCCGCGAGGCCGCGATCCGCGACACCGGCATCCACTTCGTCGGCTGCGGCATCTCCGGCGGCGAGGAGGGCGCCCTCAACGGGCCCTCGCTCATGCCCGGCGGCCCCGCCGAGTCCTACGAGACGCTCGGCCCGATCCTCGCCTCGATCGCGGCCGTCGCCGAGGACGAGCCCTGCGTGACCCACGTCGGCACCGACGGCGCCGGCCACTTCGTGAAGATGGTGCACAACGGCATCGAGTACGCCGACATGCAGCTCATCGCCGAGGCCTACGACCTCATCCGCCGCGGCACCGGCAAGAGCCCGGCGGAGATCGCCGACGTCTTCCAGGAGTGGAACTCCGGCGAGCTGGCCTCCTACCTCATCGAGATCACCGCCGAGGTGCTGCGGCAGACCGACGAGGCCACCGGCGAGCCGCTCGTCGACGTCATCCTCGACGCGGCCGGCGCGAAGGGGACCGGTGCCTGGACCGTGCAGACCGCGCTGGACCTGGGCGTGCCGGTCTCCGGGATCGCCGAGGCCGTCTTCGCCCGCTCGCTGTCCTCGCGGCTGGGTCAGCGGGAGGCCGCCCGCGGGCTGCCCGGCCCCTCCCAGGAGTGGACCGTCGACGACCCGGAGACCTTCGTCGAGGACGTGCGGCAGGCCCTCTTCGCCTCGAAGATCGTCGCCTACTCGCAGGGCTTCGACGAGATCGCCGCCGGGGCGGCCGAGCACGGCTGGGACATCGCGAAGGGGGACGTCGCGAAGATCTGGCGGGCCGGCTGCATCATCCGCGCCCAGTTCCTCGGGCGGATCACCGAGGCCTACGCCGACGACCCGGACCTGTCCGCGCTGCTGCTGGCGCCGTACTTCCGGCAGGCGCTCGGCGAGGCCCAGGAGGCGTGGCGGCGGGTGGTGGTGACCGCGGCGCAGGCGGGCATCCCGGCGCCGGGCTTCTCCTCGAGCCTGGCCTACTACGACGGGCTGCGCGCCGAGCAGCTGCCCACGGCGCTGATCCAGGGGCAGCGGGACTTCTTCGGCGCACACACGTACCGGCGCACCGACCGGGACGGGGTCTTCCACACGCTGTGGTCGGGGGACCGGTCCGAGGTGTCGGCGGACTGA
- a CDS encoding 1-aminocyclopropane-1-carboxylate deaminase — MRLDDFPRHPLTFGPSPVHHLKRLTDHLGGAQVWAKREDVSSGLAFGGNKTRKLEYIVPDVLAKGADTLVSIGGYQSNHTRQVAAVAAHLGLGCRLVQEKWVPWDDPTNDQVGNILLSRMMGADSRLDPAGFDIGIRDSWKDAIREVEEAGGVPYPIPAGASEHRLGGLGFARWAFEVAEQEQQLGVTFDTIVVCTVTGSTHAGMIAGFAALEEVTGVRRRVIGIDASATIDKTRDQVARIARHTAELIELGRDVRDEEIEVLEGWAGDLYGIPVDSTMAAMAAGAQLEAMITDPVYEGKSLAGLMDLVRSREIPADSTVLYAHLGGQPAINAYHGLWDPA; from the coding sequence ATGAGGCTCGACGACTTCCCCCGGCACCCGCTCACCTTCGGCCCCAGCCCGGTGCACCACCTGAAGCGGCTCACCGACCACCTCGGCGGGGCGCAGGTGTGGGCCAAGCGGGAGGACGTCAGCAGCGGGCTCGCCTTCGGCGGCAACAAGACCCGCAAGCTCGAGTACATCGTCCCGGACGTGCTGGCGAAGGGGGCCGACACCCTCGTCTCCATCGGCGGCTACCAGTCCAACCACACCCGCCAGGTCGCCGCCGTCGCCGCCCACCTCGGGCTGGGCTGCCGGCTGGTGCAGGAGAAGTGGGTGCCGTGGGACGACCCGACCAACGACCAGGTCGGCAACATCCTGCTCTCGCGGATGATGGGCGCCGACAGCCGGCTCGACCCGGCCGGCTTCGACATCGGGATCCGGGACTCGTGGAAGGACGCCATCCGCGAGGTCGAGGAGGCCGGCGGGGTGCCCTACCCGATCCCGGCCGGGGCGAGCGAGCACCGGCTCGGGGGACTGGGTTTCGCGCGATGGGCCTTCGAGGTGGCCGAGCAGGAGCAGCAGCTCGGCGTCACCTTCGACACCATCGTCGTGTGCACGGTGACCGGCTCGACGCACGCCGGGATGATCGCCGGCTTCGCGGCGCTGGAGGAGGTCACCGGGGTGCGGCGCCGGGTCATCGGCATCGACGCCTCGGCGACGATCGACAAGACCCGCGACCAGGTGGCCCGGATCGCCCGGCACACCGCCGAGCTCATCGAGCTCGGACGCGACGTGCGGGACGAGGAGATCGAGGTGCTCGAGGGGTGGGCCGGCGACCTCTACGGCATCCCGGTGGACTCGACGATGGCGGCGATGGCGGCCGGCGCGCAGCTGGAGGCGATGATCACCGACCCGGTCTACGAGGGGAAGTCGCTCGCCGGGCTGATGGACCTGGTGCGCTCGCGGGAGATCCCCGCGGACTCGACGGTCCTCTACGCGCACCTCGGCGGGCAGCCGGCGATCAACGCGTACCACGGGTTGTGGGACCCGGCCTGA
- a CDS encoding dienelactone hydrolase family protein: MSEILLFHHVQGLTKGLRALADALRADGHTVHTPDVFDGETYDSIEEGFAALESRGGPEAMMAMADELVATLPDELVYIGISLGVMPAQRLAQTRPGAEGAVLIAACVPTEAFGGAELGSEEPGPGWPAGVPVQVHGTERDPFFAGEGDIDAARDLVAATSDGELFIYPGDGHLFVDSSLPDHDAAATALVVERVRGLLARL; this comes from the coding sequence ATGAGCGAGATCCTGCTGTTCCACCACGTGCAAGGCCTGACCAAGGGGTTGCGCGCGCTCGCCGACGCGCTCAGGGCGGACGGGCACACCGTGCACACTCCGGACGTCTTCGACGGGGAGACCTACGACTCGATCGAAGAGGGCTTCGCGGCGCTGGAGTCGCGTGGAGGCCCGGAGGCGATGATGGCGATGGCCGACGAGCTCGTGGCCACGCTGCCCGACGAGCTGGTCTACATCGGCATCTCCCTCGGGGTCATGCCGGCGCAGCGGCTCGCGCAGACCCGCCCCGGCGCCGAGGGCGCGGTCCTCATCGCGGCCTGCGTGCCCACCGAGGCGTTCGGCGGCGCGGAGCTCGGCAGCGAGGAGCCCGGGCCAGGTTGGCCCGCGGGCGTCCCGGTGCAGGTCCACGGCACCGAGCGAGATCCCTTCTTCGCCGGCGAAGGGGACATCGACGCGGCCCGTGACCTCGTCGCTGCCACGAGCGACGGTGAGCTCTTCATCTATCCCGGTGACGGGCACCTCTTCGTCGACTCCTCGCTGCCGGACCACGACGCGGCGGCTACCGCGCTCGTCGTCGAGCGGGTGCGGGGCCTGCTGGCGCGTCTCTGA